In the genome of Campylobacter helveticus, the window GCCTCAGCACCCTTTAAAAGAGCTTTGGCATTATAACCCAAAAAGCAAAGAGGCACGATACCAACAGCCGAAAGCACACTAAAACGCCCCCCAACATTTTGCGGGATAAAAAAGCTCTTTATCCCTAAATTCTCGCCCTCTTTATGTAAATTTGAGTTTTCATCGGTGATAAAGACAAAATATTTATGAAGTTCTTTTAAGTCCAAATTAAAATGCGCAATAATAAGCTTAAAAAGGCTTATAACTTCGACCGTGCTACCCGTTTTACTCGTAATGATAAAAAGGCTTTCCTCAAGCTTGATTTGTTTTAAAATTTTGCTTACAGAATGCGAAGAAGTATTATCAAGTATAAAAAGCTCTCTATCGTTATCCTTTTCGTCAAAAAGCAAGTCCTTAAGGGCTTTCACGCCGCAACTTGACCCACCCATACCGACTAAAATGACTTTTTTAATATAATTTTTTTGCGCGATAAATTCCAAACTTTCCTCTATCAAAGCTGCACCCATTTTATGCAGATGATAATAGCCCACGTCGCCACTTTCTTGCTCATCATTAATACGCCTAGCGTAAGCGTCTATCTTTTCTAAGCTCGTTTTTTCAAAAAAGAGTGTATTTTCTAGCATAAATTTTTCTTATAAAAATAATTTGTCGCTTCGACATAGCCATCGACACTTCCGCAATCAAAGCGTTTTCCCTCAAATTTGTAAGCTAAAACCATGCCATTTGTTGCTTGGGTTAAAAGTGCGTCTGTTAGTTGAATTTCGCCGTTTTTACCCACCTTAGTATTTTCTAAAATGCCAAAAATATCCGGAGTTAAAATATAACGCCCTATGATAGCAAGGTTACTTGGTGCTTCTTCTACGCTTGGTTTTTCTACCATAGAATGCACCATTATAAGATTATCCTCCACAGAATTCCCCGCTATCACGCCATAATTACTCACTTGCTCTTTTGGCACTTCCATTACAGCGATAATGGTGCAACGGTATTTTTCATAAATTTTTACCATTTGCGCCATTACATTTTGTCCATTTTCATTAACGCACAAATCATCTGCCAAAATCACCCCAAAAGCCTCATCACTCGCTAAAGGTCTGCCCTTTAAAACCGCATCACCCAAACCTCTCATTTCATTTTGTCTTGTAAAAGTAAAGGTGCAACGGCTAATTAAAGAACGAATTTCGCTGAGTAAATATTCTTTCTTTGTGCCTGAAATTTGATGTTCAAGCTCATAAGATATGTCAAAATAATCCTCCAAAGCCCTTTTTCCACGCCCCGTTACAAAGCCCATATTATCCATACCTGCCTCTAAAGCCTCATCGACACCATAGTGAATTAAAGGTTTTGTTAGTATGGGAAGCATTTCTTTAGGTAAAGCCTTAGTCGCTGGCAAAAAGCGAGTGCCATATCCTGCGGCTGGGAAAATACAAGTTTGAAGCATAGAATATCCTTATAAGTTTTATGGAAAATTATACTTAAATTTTATAAATGCCAAACAAGAAAGTAGCATAAACACAATTATCGCACTCTTGCTACTTCTGCAAGATATTCTTGCAAGGGCAAATTTTTAACATCCACACTAAAAATACAATAAGGCTCTAAAACTTTACAATGACTATACTCAAACGCACTTTTAAGAGGCGATAATAAAGTCTCAAGGCTATATCCGTGATGTCCATCATAACTTTTTGCATTACCCCCAGCAGTTGTGATAATTTGAAATGTTTTCCCCTCAAGCATTTTGGGATTATCCCCATACAAAATGGCTGTAAGCACCCTATCTTGCCACTCTTTGAGTAAAGCTGGTGTGCTAAACCAAAATAAGGGAAATTGAAAAATAATCTTACCGCTTTGTTGCAAAAGCTTCATTTCAAATTCCACATCAATGTTACCATTTGGATAAGCGGTGCTAAGATTGTGAATTTTAACATTATCTAAATTTGTAGCAGAGTCTAAAAGCGTTCTATTAGCCTTAGAATTCTCCCAAAATGTATGAGCAAAAACAAGTAGCGTTTGCATAGTATCCTCCTAACATTTCGTTATAAAATGATTATAACAGCTTTTTTACTAACAAATAATCTTAACCTGCCACCAAATACAGCCCAAATAACGCACAACTTAATACAGGAAAAGTTATAAGTGCAGAAAAAAACATATATTGCAAAAAACTAATGGAAATTCCATATCTCTTTAAGCTTGTAAGCCATAATAATGTCGCCAAAGAGCCAATGGGCGTAAGCTTTGCACCGATATTACAGCCAAGTAAATGTGCGAAAATAAGTTCTTTAGAAGAGTCCAAAAGTGCCAAATCTCCAAGCATTACCATAGGTAAATTATTAATAACACTTGCTCCAAGACTCGAAAAAATCCCTACGCCAAAAATCGCAAAAAAGGGTGAAAGTGGCTTATAATCTGCCATTTCACCCCTTAAAAATTCAACCAATCCTATATTTTTCAACCCAAAAACAACAATAAACAATCCTAAACTAAAAAGAACAATGCCAAAAGGAGCTTCTTTTGCAATTTGTGAAATTTTAAATTTTTGTGTGAAAACTCCCCAAATCACACTTAAAAATGCAGCCGCAAGTGTGAAAACACTAAGTGGGATTTTAAAACTCTCTCCACCAATAATCCCTATAAGTAGAAAAATCACCAAACCAACGCAAAATAAAGTGGTGGAAAATTTCGGCAAAGGTTTTGTGGAAACATTAAATTCCAAAGTTTTTGGAAGTTTGCGTATGAATACCCCAAAAAGCAAAATACTCGCCAAAATTCCAAAAAGCTGTGGCAACGCCATCATAAGAGCAAAATCTAAGAAAGTGATTTTAAAAAAGTCTGCTGTGATGATATTTGTCAAGTTTGAAAAAACAAATAAATTTGAAGCAAAATCACTCATAAAACCCACAAATAACAAAAAAATAATGAGAGGATTTTGCGAAAATTTTATATTTTTAATATGTGCCAAAAGTGCGATGATAAGTGGCGTTAAAATCAAAATCGCCCCATCATTTGCGAAAAAAGTTGCCAAAAGACTTGCAAACACTCCCATAAAAATATAAAATTTCCAAGTATGCAAATTCAAAGTTTGCTTATGTGTGGATAATTTTAGTATGTAGTATGCCAAGACCTCGAAAAAACCAAGCTTTTCCAATGCAAGAGCAAAAACTATCAGTCCAACAAGAGCAAGAGAGCTATTCCATACCATTTCCCATACAAAAATGACATCTCTCAAACTCACGCTACCAAATAACAAACTAAAAAACGCACCAAGTGTGCTGACAAGCCAAATAGGAGTGCCAAATGGACGCAAATAAATTCCAAGCATTACAAAACAAAAAATGATAAGGTCCATAAAATCCCTAATTTGTGAGAAATACGCTTAAAAATTATAGCTAAATTATTTTTCTTAATCTGCTCTTGAATTATTTTTTTTTTTTTGTAATATGTGCTTTCAATTTTAATACACAAGGAAAAACAATGAAAAAAGTTTTAGTAGGTGCGGTTTTAAGTGGCGTTTTAGCGTTAGGGTTTTTAAGCGGTTGTTCTTCGCCTAAAGAAAGATTAAAAGAGCTTGCGAAGGAAGGAACAAAACTTGAAAAGAAATTTGCCCTTAATGACTTTGAAACCGAATAGGAACGCAAAGAAGCTAGAAAAAGATACGAAGAAATATTAGGAGAAATCTTAAAAATTAAAGCAGAAGAAGAAAAATAAAAAGTTTAAGTAGAGTTTTAAACTCTACTGATGTTAATACGGAA includes:
- a CDS encoding glucose-6-phosphate isomerase, translated to MLENTLFFEKTSLEKIDAYARRINDEQESGDVGYYHLHKMGAALIEESLEFIAQKNYIKKVILVGMGGSSCGVKALKDLLFDEKDNDRELFILDNTSSHSVSKILKQIKLEESLFIITSKTGSTVEVISLFKLIIAHFNLDLKELHKYFVFITDENSNLHKEGENLGIKSFFIPQNVGGRFSVLSAVGIVPLCFLGYNAKALLKGAEACFEDFFSHKKDVILQKAYHYCTHKSANINVLFSYSDSFKGFNEWYIQLIAESLGKKQGYKRLGLTPIALIGARDQHSFLQLIMDGPKNKTITFLKIKDSQKAPLIPDIDFKFLDSLSNGVNLHELLNAQCDATMHALIAENLSVDVIELERLDAWHCGYLMYYYELFTSACGLMLGINTYDQPGVEVGKLILKNLLRK
- the galU gene encoding UTP--glucose-1-phosphate uridylyltransferase GalU; amino-acid sequence: MLQTCIFPAAGYGTRFLPATKALPKEMLPILTKPLIHYGVDEALEAGMDNMGFVTGRGKRALEDYFDISYELEHQISGTKKEYLLSEIRSLISRCTFTFTRQNEMRGLGDAVLKGRPLASDEAFGVILADDLCVNENGQNVMAQMVKIYEKYRCTIIAVMEVPKEQVSNYGVIAGNSVEDNLIMVHSMVEKPSVEEAPSNLAIIGRYILTPDIFGILENTKVGKNGEIQLTDALLTQATNGMVLAYKFEGKRFDCGSVDGYVEATNYFYKKNLC
- a CDS encoding NAD(P)H-dependent oxidoreductase, whose protein sequence is MQTLLVFAHTFWENSKANRTLLDSATNLDNVKIHNLSTAYPNGNIDVEFEMKLLQQSGKIIFQFPLFWFSTPALLKEWQDRVLTAILYGDNPKMLEGKTFQIITTAGGNAKSYDGHHGYSLETLLSPLKSAFEYSHCKVLEPYCIFSVDVKNLPLQEYLAEVARVR
- a CDS encoding arsenic transporter, encoding MDLIIFCFVMLGIYLRPFGTPIWLVSTLGAFFSLLFGSVSLRDVIFVWEMVWNSSLALVGLIVFALALEKLGFFEVLAYYILKLSTHKQTLNLHTWKFYIFMGVFASLLATFFANDGAILILTPLIIALLAHIKNIKFSQNPLIIFLLFVGFMSDFASNLFVFSNLTNIITADFFKITFLDFALMMALPQLFGILASILLFGVFIRKLPKTLEFNVSTKPLPKFSTTLFCVGLVIFLLIGIIGGESFKIPLSVFTLAAAFLSVIWGVFTQKFKISQIAKEAPFGIVLFSLGLFIVVFGLKNIGLVEFLRGEMADYKPLSPFFAIFGVGIFSSLGASVINNLPMVMLGDLALLDSSKELIFAHLLGCNIGAKLTPIGSLATLLWLTSLKRYGISISFLQYMFFSALITFPVLSCALFGLYLVAG